The Prevotella sp. E9-3 genome has a window encoding:
- a CDS encoding helix-turn-helix transcriptional regulator: MRKIEFYVSPDGKVKVDEEGTPITKEFTESERELTEYVANLIKNQYPEAFNALALEYRASKPNKSFFLYLIVHRFIRCNFGKFDGLTYDIEGNVLHIEDIACPLKWRNDCPLKDIVCRPKPFGLTSREAEVAKLSSTGRTYEEISEELGITHSTIKNTIQKIKEKLHLTSSKDIAKLIIATL, encoded by the coding sequence ATGAGGAAGATTGAGTTCTATGTATCGCCAGACGGCAAGGTGAAGGTTGACGAAGAGGGAACGCCCATCACCAAGGAATTCACCGAGTCTGAGCGCGAGTTGACCGAATATGTGGCCAACTTGATTAAGAACCAGTACCCGGAGGCATTCAATGCCCTGGCACTGGAGTACCGCGCATCAAAGCCTAACAAATCATTCTTCTTATACCTCATTGTCCATCGCTTTATACGCTGCAACTTCGGCAAGTTCGACGGGCTTACGTATGACATCGAGGGGAATGTGCTGCACATAGAGGACATTGCCTGTCCTTTGAAGTGGCGCAACGACTGTCCTCTCAAAGACATTGTCTGCAGGCCCAAGCCATTCGGTCTCACATCGAGAGAGGCAGAAGTGGCAAAACTATCCAGTACTGGCAGAACCTACGAGGAGATTTCAGAAGAACTGGGCATTACTCACTCTACCATCAAGAACACCATTCAAAAGATAAAGGAGAAGTTGCACCTGACATCTTCGAAGGATATTGCAAAACTCATAATTGCTACGCTATGA